Proteins encoded within one genomic window of Panacibacter microcysteis:
- a CDS encoding purine-nucleoside phosphorylase — protein MATGLLQQLNETTSYIKSVYKDTPEAGIILGSGLGNLVQEIDIEKEIPYEDVPHFPVSTVIGHSGKLLFGTLNGRKVMVMAGRFHFYEGYTPQQVVYPVRVMKMMGVHTLLLSNAAGSVNPAYKVGDLMIIKDHISFFTVNPLIGKNEESLGTRFPDMSEPYNRELISKAHAIGKTLGYHFHEGVYTAVTGPTFETRAEYMLIKIAGGDVVGMSTVQEAIAAVHAGMKVFAVSVVTDIGIREDDNIITHEEVLAAAKDAEPKLTALFKELAAVL, from the coding sequence ATGGCAACTGGTCTGTTACAGCAGCTTAATGAAACAACTTCCTACATCAAATCTGTGTATAAAGACACACCTGAAGCAGGTATTATTCTTGGCAGCGGTTTGGGTAATTTGGTACAGGAGATCGACATAGAAAAGGAAATACCTTATGAAGATGTGCCGCATTTTCCTGTGAGCACAGTAATTGGCCATAGCGGTAAACTGCTCTTTGGAACATTAAATGGCCGCAAGGTGATGGTAATGGCAGGCCGCTTTCATTTTTATGAGGGTTATACACCGCAGCAGGTAGTTTACCCCGTGCGGGTAATGAAAATGATGGGTGTACACACCTTGTTATTGTCCAATGCTGCCGGGAGTGTAAATCCTGCGTATAAAGTGGGAGATCTTATGATCATAAAAGATCACATCAGTTTTTTTACCGTAAACCCACTGATTGGTAAAAATGAAGAAAGCCTGGGTACACGTTTCCCGGATATGAGTGAACCATACAACAGGGAACTGATTAGCAAAGCGCATGCAATTGGTAAAACATTGGGCTATCATTTTCATGAAGGGGTATACACGGCTGTTACAGGGCCCACCTTTGAAACACGTGCCGAATATATGCTGATAAAAATTGCCGGGGGAGATGTGGTGGGTATGAGCACCGTGCAGGAAGCTATTGCAGCCGTGCATGCGGGTATGAAAGTATTTGCCGTAAGTGTTGTAACAGACATTGGTATAAGAGAAGACGATAATATCATTACCCACGAAGAGGTACTTGCGGCAGCGAAAGACGCAGAACCAAAACTTACCGCACTCTTTAAAGAACTGGCTGCGGTACTATAA